A window of Fusarium fujikuroi IMI 58289 draft genome, chromosome FFUJ_chr10 genomic DNA:
GAATCATGACCAAGGATCAAGATGAAAAGGATCGATCTGTCTCTGTTGCACGCTCGGCCACGGAGTAGCCTTTCCGGCTAGAGCATGCACTGCAATGTCGCTGGTCCTGTCGGAGCATTCGACAAGCCAGTAAAACCAACTACCTTAATCTTTAGCATTATTTATCTAAATACTTTCAACAAATTGACCGAAATCACCTACGTTCCAACTGCTTTCACAGATGCTACAGTGCAAAATTAGTATCACGGCGGCACTCCAAATAACAACATACTACTAAACGCAGTGACTCCGAGTGTATAGCCGCACTTTTTGCTTTGATGTCTTCGACAGCATACCGCAAACAAGTCCTTGCATTTgacgatgaagttgaagttatTCAAGTTCTATTCAATGATTGTAAACTCTGAGCCACAGATCTTAGCGGTGTCCAAGTACatctctttctcatcttttttcttttagatACAATCCGTTCGTCAACTTCACATTATGTATAAATCATCGTAAGAAATCCTTCGATACACATGATACATAATAGGGTCACCACAAACTACTTTTCCCGGCCAAGTAGCCATCCCAAGCCATCAGCTGCGTCCTTAGCAAACCTGGTGCTTGCACTATGAGTCGGATAATCATACCAAAACACATGCGGCAACCCCTCATACACAACCGTCTTAGTCTTAACCCTACTCTCGAGTCTAAGTTCTCTCTCATAAATCAATGCCTCATCCCTCAACAGGTCAGCCCCACAGATCTGGAAGAACGTGGGGGGTAAGCCTCTATGCCCATTTGGCCAAAGGAGAGGGTTCCAGAGTGGCGAAGCAAAGTCTGGCTCAACGGCCTTGTCGTAAACCTTTGTAGACTCTGCAGTGAGCGCCATACCATCCTTCAGCTGTTCTCTACTGTTGTAGAGGGGCTTATACTTGTCAGTAAGGGCTTGTGGCATCAGAGCAGGAGGAACGCAATGGTAAAGCCCAGTGAGTGGAGGTGAGAGCTTTTCGTCCCGAGCCTTGTGAGCCAAGGGGATGCTGAGATGTGAACCAGCCGAGGTCCCGCCAAAGACAAAGCCGTGAGTTGGGTCGGCCTGAAGAGTGGCCGCGTTCTTGGACAGCTGTGGaagtttatatttagtcAAAGAATCCTTCATGGAACAATTGACCTACCCATATGAGAGCGTCCCAGCAATCGTCATATGCAACAGGAAACTTTACTTCTGGAGAAAGCCGATACTCCAAGCTCACCGCGACGCAATCATATCTCCGGACTGCTTCAACACAGGttggcatctccatctcagcgTTGCCCAGGATAAAGCCTCCACCATGAATGAGAATTACAAGAGGCCGGTCTGCCTTCGACTGGTCAGTCTTGCGACGATAAACGAGCGCCCTGACTTTGAATCCATCCCTGACGGGAATATTaatctcttcttcagacaCTTCATTTTGCATCTGCGAGCGAAGAAGATCAGCGTCTTGCTGGAAGAGACTGTCAAACTTGGCTCGCATTTGCTCTAGAGTAAGATGCTCCGTATCGCCAGTGAACCTCCCCTTTACTCCATTATTTATCATCTGTACAATCCTGGTGAGTACTTTTGAGGATCAATAGCTACCATGCATACTGCTGACTGACTTCTCGTAACTCATTGTTAATCGTCGCTGCTAAATGCCACGTTTCGGGCTTTTTGACTTCAAAAGTTTGAGCAGTCATAATTAGAAATCAATGAAATTTGATTGAAAACAGGTAGCAAGGCGGAATGATTTGGATTGGTGTGAGTGAGGTAGAATCTCGAGCGCATTAATAGACATTATCATAATTTGGGTTTATTCAATCCGCTCTGGCTCGGTATGAATAGAATTCCCTCTCTATCTAAATGACTATAGTGAGACAAGTGATATCGGGTAAGCTCGTCAAACCGATCGGCAATCTCAACTGCTTTGTCGCTTAATTGGAAAAATACATCGCGCCAACCCGATCTGGTTAGTCAATGGACCAGGCCATGGTTCGACGATTGTGCGATCGGTTAATTCACTTGGGCCAGGAGATTCTCCAGCTAAAACCGACGGTGACTGAGCACAGACAACTAACCTCGGAACCCTCTGCAATCCCTTTACACCGGTGGAGAGGAATGGCAGCCGATTGAAGTTCCGTATCTGTCATCACCAGTTTGTGTTTATATACAAAGTACCATCAGGCCATATCGCTGCCTATCTGCATCGCATTTTGATTTCAACAAGTTATTTCACTTAAGCAATAAACCAGCAGTTTCACTCCGGCATTTATAGCCTTTGAGGAAAATGTCTTATACCGAAACAGAGCAGTTAGAGCTATCGCAGCAGCTTTTGCTGGAGTAAGTCTACCGCTGCTTTGGCATGTGATCAGGTTTGAGTCACTCTACTAACAGAGACAAGTAGCTGCAACCTGCTGGACCAGAGATTTGCTGCTCTGAAAAAGTCACTCGTCAAGCCTGAGAATAAACAGAAGGTCATAGAGTCGTATGAGCGCCTGGTCAAGATTCTGCGTAAGGAAGTCGACCACATCGACAAGCATGGAGCTGCCCTGGTTCCAGAGATTGACTTCGACGACGTCCGAAAGAACGGTATGCGGTTTCCCAACAAAAGAATTCATATGCTCTCGAATAATCCCTTTCTAACTTGCTGTAGGCGGCAAACTTCCCGATGACTTCACCAAGCTGGTGCATGAACGAGGCTGCGTAATCCTTCGAAACGTTGTCAGTGAAGAGCAAGCGGTCAGTTGGGAGACGTCGCTGAAGGACTACACCAAGCGTCATCCGGGCGTAGGCGGTCATCCCCACCACAAACCTGCAGCCTGGAACGTGTTCTGGACCAAAGCACAGATGGAAATGCGAACCCATCCCAGAGTCTTGGAAGCCATGAGATGTGTCTCCAGGTTATGGCACGTATCTGATCCAACAATCCCCATTGACCTCGACAGTCAGGTTATCTACCCTGATCGAATCCGCATCCGTTATCCCAGCAATGATCCCGGACAATTTCCTTTGGACCCTCACATGGATAGTGGGGCGATCGAAAGatgggaggatgatgagaatcGAAAGAACTACGCGGCCATTTTTGAGGGTAACTGGCAAGACTGGGATGCGTGGTCTGCGGATCACCGTGTCACAGCCCAAAGTGATCTTTATCATACAGGTACAGCTTGCTCGGTATGGAGAAGTCTTCAAGGATGGCTGTCCCTTTCAAACACGCAGACTGGTGAAGGGACACTACGAGTACTCCCCAGTCTGAAGTTGTCTATGGCCTACATCATGCTGAGACCGCTGTTCCATACTGGAGAGTACAACGATTCTCTACCCACGTTCCCAGGCGCCACTCCAGGCCAAACCCAGTTCTTCCCAACTGTTGAGGGCCATCCTGATCTCGACATCAAGCGAGCCATCGTCGGTATTCCCCCTGTCCGACCCGGTGATTATGTCTTCTGGCACTGTGATTTGGTCCATGGTGTGGATCCCACGAACCCCGGGCTCGTTGATTCAAGCGTGTCATACAACGCGTGCAATCCGCTGACACCCTATAATATTGAGTCTCTCCTGACGACTCGTGAGGCATTTCAGAAAGGAGATGTTCCAATTGACTTTACGCGATCGCACGGCACATGGGAGAGGGAATACGACCATGAGGATTGCGGAGCCAGGGTTGAGAACATTCTTACCAAGGCGGGTCTTCAGGCGATGGGTCTCGAAAGGCTTGATACGGAAGAAGAGGGGTTGACACAAGGTCAGAAGGAGGTGCGTGAGATGGCTAATGGGAAGTTGGGACTGTGAGTAGAAGAgagaaaatatttaaattgAAATGAGTGTCACGACTTGCGTCTTTTGTTATAAGTGTATGATAATGCCCTCAAAGACTCAAAACGAAGTTACTCCCATACCACTGCTCTCTCGGGTGCTGGCGTCTGACTGACTGGGATGACCTGAGTGTCGGTGCCATTCCATTTTGGTGTTTGGATTGCTCCACCTCGGTACCAGTTTGTCTCGGGATCTCCAAGACATTCCCCCACGGTCACAGCTAGATAAGCATTAGCCAGACACATATCGGAACAATACTTCAACCTACCTCTCTTTCCACTTTGGAGAGTTGCCTCAATAATTTGAGGCAGGATATTCTGAACAGTATTCTGATGAACGTCGTGCATAAGAACAATGGAACCACCATTGTCAAGCCCAGCGTAGTATGAAGCTAAAGAGGGTTCAGCACCACCAGACGACGAGTACCGCCAATCGTTGGTGTCGATATCAGCAATAATAACCTTGAAGCCCAATTGACCAAGGACTCCGAGAGTTCGAGCGGTGAAGCTAAAATAGGGAGGACGCATGTAAACAGGATACTTgccgatgatgttgatgaactCATTGCTCAGGAGCGACATTTGCTGCTCGACGTCGAAATCTGCAAGTCCTGCGAGATCTGGATGGCCGTAGCTACATAACGTCAGTGACCACActttgaagaggttgatgtttTATACGTACGTATGCGACGCAACCTGGTGTCCTTCCCCGATCATCCTGTTAACAGTGGCTTGGTAGTCCATGATATTCCCGATGTTATAACCATTGAGGAAGAACGTGGCCGGCATTCCAGCTGAAGCAAGCTGATCGAGGACAGAATCTGTGTACACGAATGGGCCATCGTCGAAAGTGAGAGCAATGGTGTTTGGCTGGGTACAACTATAAATAGCAACGCCAGCTGAAACGTCCCTCTTCTTCGGGTAAACGGGGATCGATAGTGCGGAGGTAAGATGGCATAAAGAAGCCAGTACAGCGAAACTACGCATTGTGAATATCTGCGTCaaagaacaaaagaaataaaataatagagAAGATAGAAATTCATAAATGAATTAAGACGAACTTACTTcaagctattattataaccCACGTATTTCCGCATCCGAGCAGCTGCATTTGTCGAGATTGGCCCAACAACAAATGCTCGTCATCGTGTAtgcaaggagaaggaacCAACACGATAAGGTTCTCGGGTTTCCAGAGCGACAGGGGCCTCTCGGGTGTTTCTAAAGCGCTAAGAGTTAAGGTGGCTGCACTGCAGCAAAATACGATTGGCAGGGATCTGAAAAGATACGAAAATTGAGGTGAGACAGCATGATCTAGGGATGATTCATCGAAGAagtgcttttgctttttctaaACCTCTTAATTAATTCTCGCAGTCAATTTTTTAGCATTTTgtttcttgatcttttgtTGCCGAGAGGACAAAATGTAAATCCTTCTCCGTTTATCTAGAGGGGTTTATCTTGTGGTGACGTGATTAGTGCAAGCCACATTTTTGACTCGTTTGTGCCTTTTTATCAACAATACGAATGTGGCGTTTTCAACAAATACATAGCTTTGTCATACACTGTTAGCATTTTAGCTTGGTAGCACTCTCAATTACGGCCATTCTCAAGCAGGCCTGCATATCTTGTTAAGAAGGACGTAGGGAAGGCAGGCAAAGCATGCCGGATTGCTGCTTTCCTTTGAGGTCCAGCATTAACGTATTTGTTGAACTCACTTTCAGCGGTTGCTGTGTATCCAGTGCTGCTCTCAATCTTAGATCCGAGACACACGAGTTGATGGTTCATGACTGCAAGTTTCGCATGCCCATCCATCACGGCGTGGACGGCATGTGAGTGGCGATCGCCTAATTCTTCGAGTTGGGGACGACAACTCAGGCACGCACCAGTCACTCGAGTCTTAAAAAAAACTTTGCTAGGTGGCTCCAGATTATTGAACTGCAAAGAGTTGCTCGTTGCCAATATCAGACGAAAGCCCGACATGTTCTCAAGCTTATGTCACCATCTAATTCCGACCCTAGTATATGTCGCTTACCTGACTCTGTGATTTGTAGCAGCAGACCGAACCCTGTAAAAATCAGCGCTTGAAAGCCTGTGTGTAACACCTCCTATAAGCGATCGCCGTGCATGATACTCCAGGTCACTGCAGTCTTGCCTATGCTGGTATCTCATCTCCGGGCAGGTACTGTTATAGTTATCCTAGTAGACATTCCCTGCGCCTCGCTGCTCCAAGCATCACATGTCCATACATTAGTCGCGCTGCGAGATGGAGTCGAAAAGACACAAATGAAGCCTCTTCCCAGCTCCTTTCATCTAATCTCTCAGCATTTTATTTTCAATTTATCTACTGTCTTGCGACAACTTGTTGTTATTCCTTTTGTATGCCAAGGGCAACTCGAAGCCATGCCAAACAACGATACTGATGAACTCCTACTTACATAAATACTGCTCggttatataaatagagtatACTGAGTGCAACTAATCAAAAAGCATCTAACAAGTCTTAGACACCTTGCTATATATCTTAGTTATCACTCAGCCCAGTTTAATCCAAGACTTTTTCACATTCTTGCCATAGACTTGTACCATAGCACCTTTGCCCGACCAGTCGGTGAGTTCAACTTCAATTGACTCACGCGGAAGTAGACTGAAATAGTTGTCCGACCAGGTTAACGGAGTCACATCGTTGCTGCGCTTATCTACCAGGTTGAGCTGGATGAACACCGCGGGGACTGTGGCGCTATTTTCAACTCGGAGCCTCCAACCCCCAgaagtcttgttcttggaggtCGACGCTGTGATGGTCGCTTGTTCCATCGTGTTCAGTGCAGTGAAGTTGGCGGACTGCTTAACGTCGACAGAATACCACGACGTGGTGGTCCAGTCAACTATATCCTTCTGCTTGGATAGCCAGTAGGCATTGCGGCTGAGTACCTTCTCGCTATCGCTGTCAGCCAGGAGCAGGCGAAGCACGCCGACATCTGTAATCTTCTTGATGGAGCTGCTTATGTCACCAACCATCTGAGATTTATTGGGCTCTGTGGTGAAGTGAAGCTTCTGATGAGAGATGTGGTTCCCCTGCAAATCTACCAAGTCGACATGAACTGAGCGCGGACCGGATTGCTCAAGGGACTGATTGATGATCCAGATAAAGCTCTTGAAGTAATCGAAGGCTACATGTTCAACTCGGTTGGCAATCTTGGTGCCGAAATACGATCCAGCAGGATGGAGATAGTAGTCAAATTGGTTCCAATGGAGGCTCGGCCAGGCGTTATTGAGCATCCAGTAGATCAGACCAGTGGCCGGACGTGAAGCGCTCCATTGGCTTGCCCAACCCTCGAACTCAGAACGTGTTGCTTCATAGTCCATCATCTGCGCCTTCATCAGGTAGTCGTCTAGAGATCTTGGCTTGCCGTATCGAGCAAACAACGCCTTGTTGTAAATGGACCGATCATAGAATTGTGATGTATTCTGTGACATGTGATAGAGGCCCTtgtttggcttcttccaCAAGTCTTCCATGTCTTTGTCCGTCAGAAACCTAATGAGACTTCCTTTAGTAGGCGTTCCGACGCCAGCGCCTAGCTCGCTTCCGAATCCAAAAGAGGATCCAGACCTGTTGTCTGTTGGTTCTCTGTCGGACCAATAGACGGGCGGGACCCAATCATAGGGCCCTTCCATCTTCATTCCGGAGGGGCCAAGGGCCTTTGGATAACCACGCTTCGCAGCTGAGGATATGATGGGGACTTGCCATCCAGCGTCATGTAAGCCATCAAGGTATATCGCCGTGGCCCGGTCATCAGGCCAAAAGTCGCTTCCAACTAAGAAGGCGATCATACTTGGGTGGGTTTGCATCATAGCCGCCTCGTGCCTTATGGAAGCGTTGGCGGTCTCGTAATCAACCTCGGACCATTTTTGGGGAGGGTCCTGGGATATGTCGTCGTTGTAGGGCCAAGCCTCCCACCGATCGCAACACTCCCAGCCGGCGATAATCATAATACCGAGTCTGTCAGCAATGTCGTAGAGTTCTGGATGCTCCATCTTGCCTTCGAGGCGAATAGCATTCATACCCATGTCCAGGACATAGCGCGCTATATACTCAAAACGTTGGGAGTCCCATCGTAGGAACATGTCGGATGTATAGCCGCCGCCTCTGATCTGGATTGGATGGCCGTTCACCTTGAACATAGTGTCATTGTGCGCATTCAGCTCAGAAGAGACAGTCCGAATGCCAAAATTGGTACGAGGACTGATATCTGAAGTGTCATACCCGCCGATAGAGTAGGTCAGCTGGACCGAGTACAGTGGCTGTTTACCCCAGGCTGATGGCCACCAAACTTGTGGATCTTGGATCTTTGCAGGAAGCTCAACCATTGTTGAGTCCTTAGCCCGGAGGCGAATAGATTTAGTAAGCACCTTAAGGTGTTTGCCATCTGGAGTTCTGATCTCGGCTCTGGCGATAAACGTTACTGGCTTTTTGCTCAGGTTTCGTGCAAGAGCCCTGACGGTGACGTCCACATGGTGGTCTTTGTTCTGCTTCATGGGTGTATCCATGTCAACTAGCACGCTTACTGGACCCATAAAGACGTCGCCTGTCTGTTTGATAGTGATTTCTCTCCACACTCCAGTGCCATTATCAGGCGGATAAGGGTTCCAATCGACAAATCCGACGGCCAAGTGGTCTTGATAGTTTGTAGGATATACCTTGACTACAAGTGCATTTTTCTCTCGTGCAAGAGGTGTGATGTCATACGTATGGCCGACATAGGAACCTGACTGGGTGATGTTGTCGGCGATCTGCTTGCCATTGAGGAACAAGTCTGCAGCAGGGGTGATTCCGTTGGTTTGAAGAAAATAATGGCGCTGTGATGATATATGCCCAGCTGACAATCTGAATTGGTTCCGATACACCCAGGGAGCAGAGAATGGGCTCTGGTCAAAATGGTCAAGGTTATCAGAGTACCAGAGCCCATCAGGACCATCTGTGACATAGGTGCCTTCGGCCAAGAGACAGGCCATCAAAGTGCATCGGGATACAGGCGCATGATGCCAGGACGAAGTGTCGACGCCTGGCTGGGAAAGGGCTGCAGTGTCCTTGGAGATTTTGTGCAATTGTTGAAAGTCCCAGTTGGGGATTGCATCCTGTTGTCCTGGGACAGTGGCCAGAGGTTTGTCATAGATAGCGGCCGCAGCTGCGCCAAAAAGGAATGGCAGTGCGAACATTGTATGGCTATTAAGTCAATGTTTTCATACGAATGAAAGGTTAGGTCTAGTAATATGTACTGCGACGCTTGTACTGCGACGCTGATCTGACCTTATCCCCGCAACTGATGTTTATGTAATCTGCTACGTTACTCCAAGATTGCTACGTTACCGCCAGGCTAAATATATCCAGAGGCCAATAGGAGTTAAAGACTTTCTCTTAGGTATTCCCTTTGCTAACCATTATGTTAGTAATCTGTAATTCTAAAACCCTCAACTAAGCTGTAGCATTATTAACAACGGCTAGTAGTTTATCTTAGCTGTTTCATAAAGACATAAGGTTCGCTGATTTGTCGTTAAGACGCAAGTAGATCGCATTTAAATAATTACAACCTGGAGGTAGGCAAAGAAGTATGTCGTCGCTATAGGCAATATTTACTccatctctctctcctcctccccagcTAGATGCCTCAACACACCATTCTGTGCATTTCGCATTTCCCTCCCCAAGTTATCGCGTTCCTCCTTAGCCTTTCCCTGTTCACTCTTCCGTCTTGTCTCACTGTTCACCGCCTTCTTAAATGCTGCTTCGTGTGTGGACATATGCTTCTGAGTAACAAGAAAAGTCCATTGAACATTAGCCTTTTCAGGACCAGGCcttgttgaggttgttgcCGAAGTTTGCGTCGATGAAAGGGACATTGGCGCTGCCCCAAGGCTTCTTGGGATCGCCAGATGGGCCAGTGATCAGACCCTGGCGGGCAGCGGGAGTCATAGCAGCCCAGTCATAGATCCAATAGGTGCGTCCGGGACTAGTCTTGAATTGCAGTTCGTGGTTCTTGCCAAAGCTGGTGAAGTACTCAGCCATGACATTATTGCCACTTCGCTGAGGGTTCTTAGTCTTCTTGTAGTCGCCATGGCcagaggcagcagcagcatagAGGGTAGCCCCTGGAGATTGATAGTTGTCTATGAAGACAACAACGTTTTCCCAGTCGTGGCGATGGCCGCTGACAAGATTGCCATCAGCAGGCTGGTCCTTGGGCCAGTACCAAGCGTACATGATGGCAAGCTTGCCATTATGCATGGCGGCACGAGCATATGTCTGGCCTTTACTGGTATCTTTGCAGCCCCCAGTCTTGCTACCGCTATCCTGGAGCCCGCCACTATACAAAAGATTAGCTATAGGAGGTATTTGATGTGAACACTGATCTGATTACGTACTTGACGTTACCGTTCGTGTCAACAGCAGTGTACGGCTGACAACCGTCGGCaatgtgaagaagaggctgccaCCTGTCGATGGCGGCACCGATCGCCCCTCCTTCGATTGTCTTTTTGACAGGGTTAAGAGAGTCGTGGTTGACTACAGCTCGAGCGTGAATATTGTTGAGGGCCTCAGAAGGAGCGGCCATGCCAGTGGCAGCAAGAGCAACCAGGGCGTTCAAGATGGTCTGAGGATGCATTTTTCGTGAAGCTAAAAAGCTACGATGAGTGCAAGTTCgctttgatgtttgatgtgaAAGTGAGGTGATAGAGCAGGCGATGATGAGTGTTATGAGGATAGAGGTTTCGATGAGAGCGACGAGAC
This region includes:
- a CDS encoding deacetylase, which encodes MRSFAVLASLCHLTSALSIPVYPKKRDVSAGVAIYSCTQPNTIALTFDDGPFVYTDSVLDQLASAGMPATFFLNGYNIGNIMDYQATVNRMIGEGHQVASHTYGHPDLAGLADFDVEQQMSLLSNEFINIIGKYPVYMRPPYFSFTARTLGVLGQLGFKVIIADIDTNDWRYSSSGGAEPSLASYYAGLDNGGSIVLMHDVHQNTVQNILPQIIEATLQSGKRAVTVGECLGDPETNWYRGGAIQTPKWNGTDTQVIPVSQTPAPERAVVWE
- a CDS encoding related to beta-mannosidase, giving the protein MFALPFLFGAAAAAIYDKPLATVPGQQDAIPNWDFQQLHKISKDTAALSQPGVDTSSWHHAPVSRCTLMACLLAEGTYVTDGPDGLWYSDNLDHFDQSPFSAPWVYRNQFRLSAGHISSQRHYFLQTNGITPAADLFLNGKQIADNITQSGSYVGHTYDITPLAREKNALVVKVYPTNYQDHLAVGFVDWNPYPPDNGTGVWREITIKQTGDVFMGPVSVLVDMDTPMKQNKDHHVDVTVRALARNLSKKPVTFIARAEIRTPDGKHLKVLTKSIRLRAKDSTMVELPAKIQDPQVWWPSAWGKQPLYSVQLTYSIGGYDTSDISPRTNFGIRTVSSELNAHNDTMFKVNGHPIQIRGGGYTSDMFLRWDSQRFEYIARYVLDMGMNAIRLEGKMEHPELYDIADRLGIMIIAGWECCDRWEAWPYNDDISQDPPQKWSEVDYETANASIRHEAAMMQTHPSMIAFLVGSDFWPDDRATAIYLDGLHDAGWQVPIISSAAKRGYPKALGPSGMKMEGPYDWVPPVYWSDREPTDNRSGSSFGFGSELGAGVGTPTKGSLIRFLTDKDMEDLWKKPNKGLYHMSQNTSQFYDRSIYNKALFARYGKPRSLDDYLMKAQMMDYEATRSEFEGWASQWSASRPATGLIYWMLNNAWPSLHWNQFDYYLHPAGSYFGTKIANRVEHVAFDYFKSFIWIINQSLEQSGPRSVHVDLVDLQGNHISHQKLHFTTEPNKSQMVGDISSSIKKITDVGVLRLLLADSDSEKVLSRNAYWLSKQKDIVDWTTTSWYSVDVKQSANFTALNTMEQATITASTSKNKTSGGWRLRVENSATVPAVFIQLNLVDKRSNDVTPLTWSDNYFSLLPRESIEVELTDWSGKGAMVQVYGKNVKKSWIKLG
- a CDS encoding related to Putative sterigmatocystin biosynthesis lipase/esterase STCI; translation: MTAQTFEVKKPETWHLAATINNELREMINNGVKGRFTGDTEHLTLEQMRAKFDSLFQQDADLLRSQMQNEVSEEEINIPVRDGFKVRALVYRRKTDQSKADRPLVILIHGGGFILGNAEMEMPTCVEAVRRYDCVAVSLEYRLSPEVKFPVAYDDCWDALIWLSKNAATLQADPTHGFVFGGTSAGSHLSIPLAHKARDEKLSPPLTGLYHCVPPALMPQALTDKYKPLYNSREQLKDGMALTAESTKVYDKAVEPDFASPLWNPLLWPNGHRGLPPTFFQICGADLLRDEALIYERELRLESRVKTKTVVYEGLPHVFWYDYPTHSASTRFAKDAADGLGWLLGREK
- a CDS encoding related to NPP1 domain protein, with the protein product MHPQTILNALVALAATGMAAPSEALNNIHARAVVNHDSLNPVKKTIEGGAIGAAIDRWQPLLHIADGCQPYTAVDTNGNVNGGLQDSGSKTGGCKDTSKGQTYARAAMHNGKLAIMYAWYWPKDQPADGNLVSGHRHDWENVVVFIDNYQSPGATLYAAAASGHGDYKKTKNPQRSGNNVMAEYFTSFGKNHELQFKTSPGRTYWIYDWAAMTPAARQGLITGPSGDPKKPWGSANVPFIDANFGNNLNKAWS